In the genome of Treponema pedis, one region contains:
- a CDS encoding ABC transporter permease, with protein MRQFVFISMAFRFLGIGSGKSVSNARKSLLGAVLGIGISIVPVVVVLIVSDGMIEGITSRTVELGTGHLQLVNMRIFSELKNCETEKEAKKILSENLENDFFKDAWIERQGNGLIIGKNGRSGGTIRAIEPEFFLKNGNVKKLIKIIDGKLEFETERSVILGKKIAESLELKAGDVCRVITLNKNKKGNTVPKVSSFTVSGIISSGYQELDSLWVFIPLEQGIKIMPVTSSFTSVLVSTENPFDEVKLNELYFKLNKILPDNFTVYTWKDLNRTSFITFATTKNILMFIMFLIVLVASANISSAVVMLVMERRREVAILKATGTPPSSITLSFLFAGFLTGLGGIIFGMPLGILAALHINEIFSFIEKLLNYLQNFFYSVFAGGVPLEIHILDPAFYLESIPVIIDFKELYLIAVSMLILSVAVCIIPALRAGKERPIEIMRKL; from the coding sequence ATGAGGCAATTTGTTTTTATAAGCATGGCCTTCCGTTTTTTGGGAATAGGCTCGGGAAAAAGCGTTTCAAATGCACGTAAAAGTTTGCTCGGTGCGGTTTTGGGAATTGGAATCAGTATTGTTCCCGTTGTTGTTGTGCTTATAGTTTCGGACGGAATGATTGAAGGTATTACTTCCCGAACTGTAGAACTCGGAACGGGACATTTGCAGCTTGTAAATATGCGTATATTTTCGGAATTAAAAAACTGTGAGACGGAAAAAGAAGCAAAAAAAATTCTTTCGGAAAATCTTGAAAATGATTTTTTTAAAGATGCTTGGATTGAGCGGCAGGGAAACGGTTTAATTATCGGAAAAAACGGAAGGAGCGGCGGGACAATACGAGCGATTGAGCCTGAATTTTTTTTAAAAAACGGCAATGTAAAAAAATTAATTAAAATTATAGACGGAAAATTGGAATTTGAAACGGAGCGCTCGGTAATACTCGGGAAAAAGATTGCAGAATCCCTGGAATTAAAAGCCGGTGATGTATGCAGGGTTATAACCTTAAATAAAAATAAAAAAGGGAACACTGTGCCTAAGGTTTCTTCTTTTACCGTTTCGGGCATTATTTCTTCAGGTTATCAGGAATTGGACTCTTTATGGGTTTTTATTCCTCTTGAACAAGGTATAAAAATTATGCCTGTTACTTCTTCATTTACATCGGTTTTAGTTTCGACGGAAAATCCTTTTGACGAAGTTAAATTGAATGAGTTATATTTTAAACTTAATAAAATTTTACCCGACAATTTTACGGTTTATACTTGGAAGGATTTAAACCGTACGAGCTTTATAACCTTTGCGACAACTAAAAATATTTTAATGTTTATTATGTTTTTAATCGTGCTTGTAGCTTCGGCAAATATTTCTTCTGCTGTGGTAATGCTTGTAATGGAAAGAAGGAGGGAAGTTGCGATTTTAAAAGCAACGGGTACACCGCCTTCTTCAATTACTCTTTCTTTTTTGTTTGCAGGGTTTTTAACCGGTTTGGGCGGGATTATCTTCGGAATGCCCTTAGGTATTTTGGCCGCCCTTCATATAAATGAAATATTTTCTTTTATTGAAAAACTGTTAAACTATTTACAAAATTTTTTTTATTCGGTTTTTGCCGGCGGAGTACCTTTGGAAATTCATATTTTGGATCCGGCTTTTTATTTGGAAAGCATTCCCGTAATAATTGATTTTAAGGAGCTTTATTTAATTGCCGTGTCGATGCTTATTTTATCGGTCGCAGTTTGTATTATTCCGGCTTTGAGGGCGGGAAAAGAAAGACCGATTGAAATTATGAGGAAATTATGA
- a CDS encoding ABC transporter ATP-binding protein has translation MSKIVVSISNLTKTFLSANEKLVILDNLDFTIEENKKISIIGESGSGKSTFLNVLGGLESFDEGEIFAGSPEETGRQYAVHLLDEKSLTEYRSSFLGLVFQFHYLLKDFTALENIMLPALIAGKPKREIKEKALSLLEDVKLQERASHFPMQLSGGERQRVAVARSLINEPSLLLADEPTGNLDPANAQAVQNLLFSVADKHKKTLVVVTHDAKIAELTDVCYRLKNGKLVQVRFGEEERL, from the coding sequence ATGAGTAAGATTGTAGTTTCAATTTCAAATTTGACAAAAACTTTTTTATCTGCAAACGAAAAACTTGTAATTTTAGATAATCTCGATTTTACAATTGAAGAAAATAAAAAGATTTCCATTATAGGCGAGTCCGGTTCGGGGAAAAGTACTTTTTTAAATGTTCTTGGCGGGCTTGAATCCTTTGATGAAGGTGAAATATTTGCAGGTTCTCCTGAAGAAACCGGGAGGCAATATGCAGTTCACCTGCTTGATGAAAAATCTTTAACCGAATATAGAAGTTCTTTTTTGGGACTTGTATTTCAGTTTCATTATTTATTAAAAGATTTTACGGCATTGGAAAATATTATGCTGCCCGCCTTAATTGCCGGAAAACCCAAACGGGAAATAAAAGAAAAAGCTCTTTCTCTTTTGGAAGATGTAAAACTTCAGGAACGGGCATCGCATTTCCCTATGCAGCTTTCAGGAGGGGAAAGACAGCGTGTTGCCGTTGCGCGTTCTTTAATAAATGAACCCTCTCTTTTATTGGCGGACGAACCTACAGGTAATTTGGACCCCGCAAATGCTCAAGCCGTTCAGAATCTTTTGTTTTCGGTAGCGGATAAGCATAAAAAAACATTAGTTGTAGTTACGCATGATGCTAAAATTGCCGAATTGACCGATGTCTGTTATCGGCTTAAAAACGGAAAGCTGGTGCAGGTAAGGTTCGGAGAAGAGGAGCGGCTTTGA